Proteins found in one Takifugu rubripes chromosome 17, fTakRub1.2, whole genome shotgun sequence genomic segment:
- the grin2bb gene encoding glutamate receptor, ionotropic, N-methyl D-aspartate 2B, b isoform X2, which yields MFFQFGPSIEQQASVMLNIMEEYDWYIFSIVTTYYPGYQDFVNKVRSTIDNSFVGWELEEVLLLDMSVDDGDSKIQNQLKKLQSPVILLYSTKEEASTIFEVAHSVGLTGYGFTWIVPSLVAGDADHVPAVFPTGLISVSYDEWDYNIEARVRDAVAVIATATSTMILDRGPHTLLKSSCLGTPDKKSTTSGHSKEILKYVMNVTFEGRNLSFSEKGHQMFPKLVIILLDKDRQWDRVGKWERGSLTMRFHVWPRFELYSGAEERDDHLSIVTLEEAPFVIVEDVDPLSGTCMRNTVPCRKQLKLSNHTGDSGIYIKRCCKGFCIDILKKIAKSVKFTYDLYLVTNGKHGKKINGTWNGMVGEVVTKKALMAVGSLTINEERSEVIDFSVPFIETGISVMVSRSNGTVSPSAFLEPFSADVWVMMFVMLLIVSAVAVFVFEYFSPVGYNRCLADGREPGGPSFTIGKAVWLLWGLVFNNSVPVQNPKGTTSKIMVSVWAFFAVIFLASYTANLAAFMIQEEYVDQVSGLSDKKFQKPNEFSPPFRFGTVPNGSTERNIRNNYRDMHTYMTSFHQKNVEEALYSLKSGKLDAFIYDAAVLNYMAGRDEGCKLVTIGSGKVFASTGYGIAIQKDSGWKRAVDLAILMLFGDGEMEELEALWLTGICHNEKNEVMSSQLDVDNMAGVFYMLGASMVLSLITFISEHLFYWQLRFCFMGVCSGKPGFTFSISRGIYSCIHGVQIEENKSTIDSPSSTMKKNMNNTHSNILRLLRTAKDMTAVPGINGSPHAALEYSHSGRDSAIYDIQEHRRSLVGHPIDCKSAPPYQPEDNMFSDYISDVERTFGNLPLKDSNLYQDHYLHHHPASALGMSGPPPNRPRSLGSTSSLDGGMFDCDSLGGGVAPIFTTQPRPSMTHRNTSKFDLIAGHAPADSSQVGFKGANVYGRFSFKGGASSTGLIGGQDRYCVGGGGGSGGDDGNIRSDVSDISTHTVTYGNLEGNNKRRKQYRDSLKKRPASAKCRREQDEIELSGLRRRAHHHTVHHHFPHGPQAHRKVSPPLERKRGGGDKVNQNPFIPTFGDDQCLLHGAKPYYVKKPQTQQPQQLLNNSRGGGDFRTSMGAASYLPASATAGVMSNVAPRFPKELCLGGVGGPMSNHHGSNKLAPGGRDTLGLGQGQRPFNGASNGHVYEKLSSIESDV from the exons ATGTTTTTCCAGTTCGGGCCGTCCATCGAGCAGCAGGCGTCCGTCATGCTCAACATCATGGAGGAGTACGACTGGTACATCTTTTCCATCGTCACCACCTATTACCCCGGATACCAGGACTTCGTCAACAAG GTCCGCAGCACCATTGACAACAGCTTTGTAGGCTGGGAGTTAGAAGAAGTCCTCCTACTCGATATGTCGGTGGATGATGGAGACTCCAAGatccagaaccagctgaagaaaCTGCAGAGTCCGGTGATCCTGCTGTACAGCACGAAGGAGGAGGCCAGCACCATCTTTGAAGTGGCTCATTCAGTCGGCCTCACCGGCTATGGCTTCACCTGGATCGTGCCCTCACTGGTGGCAGGAGATGCCGACCACGTGCCAGCTGTCTTCCCCACAG GGCTGATCTCGGTGTCGTATGACGAGTGGGACTACAACATCGAGGCCAGGGTGCGTGACGCTGTGGCGGTCATCGCCACGGCGACGTCCACCATGATCCTGGACCGAGGACCGCACACCCTGCTGAAGTCCAGCTGCCTGGGGACCCCGGACAAAAAGAGCACCACCAGCGGACACTCCAAGGAGATTCTGaa gtaCGTTATGAACGTGACTTTTGAAGGCAGAAATCTTTCATTCAGTGAAAAAGGCCACCAGATGTTCCCCAAACTGGTCATCATTCTGCTTGACAAGGACAGGCAGTGGGACAGG GTCGGCAAGTGGGAGAGAGGTTCCTTAACGATGAGGTTCCACGTGTGGCCTCGATTTGAGCTCTACTCGGGAGCGGAGGAGAGGGACGACCACCTGTCCATCGTGACGCTGGAGGAGGCGCCGTTTGTCATCGTGGAGGATGTGGACCCCCTCAGCGGCACCTGCATGCGGAACACGGTTCCCTGCCGCAAGCAGCTTAAACTCAG TAATCACACAGGGGATTCAGGGATTTACATCAAGCGCTGTTGCAAAGGTTTCTGCATTGACATCCTGAAGAAAATTGCCAAGAGTGTAAAATTCACCTATGATCTCTATTTGGTCACCAATGGAAAACACGGCAAGAAGATTAACGGGACATGGAATGGTATGGTCGGAGAG GTCGTCACAAAGAAAGCCCTCATGGCGGTGGGCTCGCTCACCATTAACgaggagaggtcagaggtcattgacTTCTCCGTGCCGTTCATTGAAACGGGGATCAGCGTCATGGTGTCTCGTAGTAACGGAACCGTGTCCCCCTCTGCTTTTCTTG AGCCCTTCAGTGCTGATGTCTGGGTGATGATGTTTGTGATGCTGCTCATCGTGTCGGCCGTGGCCGTGTTTGTCTTTGAGTACTTCAGCCCGGTGGGCTACAACCGCTGCCTGGCCGACGGGAGAG agccCGGCGGTCCCTCCTTTACTATCGGTAAGGCCGTCTGGCTGCTCTGGGGTCTAGTTTTCAACAACTCCGTCCCTGTTCAGAATCCCAAAGGCACCACCAGTAAGATTATGGTGTCAGTGTGGGCCTTCTTCGCTGTCATCTTCCTGGCCTCCTACACTGCCAATCTGGCGGCTTTCATGATCCAGGAGGAGTATGTGGACCAGGTGTCGGGCCTGTCAGACAAAAAG TTCCAGAAGCCGAATGAATTCTCGCCACCGTTCCGGTTCGGCACGGTGCCCAATGGGAGCACAGAGCGCAACATCCGCAACAACTACCGGGACATGCACACTTACATGACCAGCTTCCACCAGAAGAATGTCGAAGAAGCGCTCTACAGTCTGAAGAGCGG CAAACTGGACGCCTTCATCTACGATGCTGCAGTGCTGAATTACATGGCGGGCAGAGACGAGGGCTGCAAGCTGGTCACCATCGGGAGCGGCAAGGTGTTCGCCTCCACCGGCTACGGCATCGCGATCCAGAAAGACTCTGGCTGGAAGAGAGCCGTGGATCTGGCTATCCTCATGCTGTTTGGAGACG GtgagatggaggagctggaggccctgtGGCTGACCGGCATCTGCCACAACGAGAAGAATGAGGTGATGAGCAGTCAGCTGGACGTGGACAACATGGCGGGGGTGTTCTACATGCTGGGAGCCTCCATGGTCCTGTCATTAATCACCTTCATTAGTGAACATTTGTTCTACTGGCAGCTGCGTTTCTGCTTCATGGGCGTGTGCTCTGGGAAGCCTGGGTTCACCTTCTCCATTAGCAGA GGAATCTACAGCTGCATCCATGGGGTACAAATTGAGGAAAACAAGTCAACCATAGATTCACCCTCATCCACcatgaagaaaaacatgaacaaCACCCACTCCAACATCCTGCGGTTACTCCGTACAGCCAAGGATATGACTGCTGTTCCAGGCATTAATGGCTCTCCACACGCTGCTCTGGAGTACAGCCATAGTGGTCGAGACTCGGCCATTTATGATATACAGGAGCACCGGCGCAGTTTGGTGGGCCATCCCATAGACTGCAAGTCAGCACCACCCTACCAACCGGAGGACAACATGTTCAGCGATTACATCAGTGATGTAGAGAGGACTTTTGGCAACTTGCCTCTGAAGGACAGCAACCTGTACCAGGACCATTACCTGCACCACCACCCGGCCTCTGCTCTGGGTATGTCCGGCCCCCCACCTAATAGGCCACGCAGTTTAGGCAGCACTAGCTCATTGGATGGGGGCATGTTTGATTGTGACAGTTTAGGGGGAGGGGTAGCACCCATCTTCACCACCCAGCCACGCCCTTCCATGACTCACAGGAATACCAGTAAATTTGACCTGATTGCTGGCCACGCCCCCGCAGACTCCAGCCAGGTTGGGTTCAAAGGAGCCAATGTTTATGGGAGGTTTTCTTTCAAAGGAGGCGCATCCAGTACAGGACTCATCGGGGGTCAGGACAGGTACTGtgtagggggtgggggaggctcAGGAGGTGACGATGGGAACATTCGCTCCGATGTTTCTGATATATCCACGCACACCGTAACCTATGGCAACCTGGAGGGCAACAACAAGCGACGTAAGCAGTACAGGGATAGCCTGAAAAAGAGGCCAGCCTCGGCAAAGTGCAGACGGGAGCAGGACGAGATAGAGCTGAGTGGCTTGAGGAGGAGAGCCCACCACCACACCGTTCACCACCACTTCCCACATGGGCCCCAGGCACACCGCAAAGTCTCACCTCCCCTGGAgcggaagaggggaggagggg ATAAGGTGAACCAGAACCCTTTCATCCCGACCTTCGGTGACGACCAGTGTCTATTACACGGTGCCAAACCGTACTACGTCAAAAAGCCACAGAcgcagcagccacagcaactTCTCAACAACAGCCGCGGAGGAGGGGATTTCCGAACCTCCATGGGAGCAGCTTCCTACTTGCCCGCATCGGCCACCGCGGGGGTGATGTCTAATGTTGCCCCCAGGTTCCCTAAAGAGCTTTGCTTGGGTGGTGTGGGAGGGCCCATGAGCAACCACCATGGGTCCAACAAGCTAGCACCTGGGGGCAGGGACACGCTAGGTCTGGGGCAGGGACAGAGACCCTTCAATGGTGCCAGCAACGGACACGTATATGAAAAGCTTTCCAGTATTGAGTCAGATGTCTGA
- the grin2bb gene encoding glutamate receptor, ionotropic, N-methyl D-aspartate 2B, b isoform X1 has protein sequence MFFQFGPSIEQQASVMLNIMEEYDWYIFSIVTTYYPGYQDFVNKVRSTIDNSFVGWELEEVLLLDMSVDDGDSKIQNQLKKLQSPVILLYSTKEEASTIFEVAHSVGLTGYGFTWIVPSLVAGDADHVPAVFPTGLISVSYDEWDYNIEARVRDAVAVIATATSTMILDRGPHTLLKSSCLGTPDKKSTTSGHSKEILKYVMNVTFEGRNLSFSEKGHQMFPKLVIILLDKDRQWDRVGKWERGSLTMRFHVWPRFELYSGAEERDDHLSIVTLEEAPFVIVEDVDPLSGTCMRNTVPCRKQLKLSNHTGDSGIYIKRCCKGFCIDILKKIAKSVKFTYDLYLVTNGKHGKKINGTWNGMVGEVVTKKALMAVGSLTINEERSEVIDFSVPFIETGISVMVSRSNGTVSPSAFLEPFSADVWVMMFVMLLIVSAVAVFVFEYFSPVGYNRCLADGREPGGPSFTIGKAVWLLWGLVFNNSVPVQNPKGTTSKIMVSVWAFFAVIFLASYTANLAAFMIQEEYVDQVSGLSDKKFQKPNEFSPPFRFGTVPNGSTERNIRNNYRDMHTYMTSFHQKNVEEALYSLKSGKLDAFIYDAAVLNYMAGRDEGCKLVTIGSGKVFASTGYGIAIQKDSGWKRAVDLAILMLFGDGEMEELEALWLTGICHNEKNEVMSSQLDVDNMAGVFYMLGASMVLSLITFISEHLFYWQLRFCFMGVCSGKPGFTFSISRGIYSCIHGVQIEENKSTIDSPSSTMKKNMNNTHSNILRLLRTAKDMTAVPGINGSPHAALEYSHSGRDSAIYDIQEHRRSLVGHPIDCKSAPPYQPEDNMFSDYISDVERTFGNLPLKDSNLYQDHYLHHHPASALGMSGPPPNRPRSLGSTSSLDGGMFDCDSLGGGVAPIFTTQPRPSMTHRNTSKFDLIAGHAPADSSQVGFKGANVYGRFSFKGGASSTGLIGGQDRYCVGGGGGSGGDDGNIRSDVSDISTHTVTYGNLEGNNKRRKQYRDSLKKRPASAKCRREQDEIELSGLRRRAHHHTVHHHFPHGPQAHRKVSPPLERKRGGGGNASPFSFRKDKENLRDFYADQFRSKEGKAKWEQEGGSGGGGVGGGSSGGICKSLVPVEDFLKGIAMKPEGKSGLGSAGQQAHTCWDKGGSGLGGGGIAGGDWECRNCHGVCHHSGGLAGGNPCSAVGAAGTSSRPSSASCKRCDSCKMQPSLYNISEDNNTMFTGGKGGAGPGQTQTQVQRRKLGPGGRVLRRQHSYDTFVDLQREGASRMGGVGGGIGGQFPPRSVSLKEKDRFVEGSSPYAHMFERYAAERESSLFGGIGGDRVKGGSSFSLFRGGEGGLHQRSVGERDLRDRDRALIGGGGGGSRGAGTYSLSKSLYPDKVNQNPFIPTFGDDQCLLHGAKPYYVKKPQTQQPQQLLNNSRGGGDFRTSMGAASYLPASATAGVMSNVAPRFPKELCLGGVGGPMSNHHGSNKLAPGGRDTLGLGQGQRPFNGASNGHVYEKLSSIESDV, from the exons ATGTTTTTCCAGTTCGGGCCGTCCATCGAGCAGCAGGCGTCCGTCATGCTCAACATCATGGAGGAGTACGACTGGTACATCTTTTCCATCGTCACCACCTATTACCCCGGATACCAGGACTTCGTCAACAAG GTCCGCAGCACCATTGACAACAGCTTTGTAGGCTGGGAGTTAGAAGAAGTCCTCCTACTCGATATGTCGGTGGATGATGGAGACTCCAAGatccagaaccagctgaagaaaCTGCAGAGTCCGGTGATCCTGCTGTACAGCACGAAGGAGGAGGCCAGCACCATCTTTGAAGTGGCTCATTCAGTCGGCCTCACCGGCTATGGCTTCACCTGGATCGTGCCCTCACTGGTGGCAGGAGATGCCGACCACGTGCCAGCTGTCTTCCCCACAG GGCTGATCTCGGTGTCGTATGACGAGTGGGACTACAACATCGAGGCCAGGGTGCGTGACGCTGTGGCGGTCATCGCCACGGCGACGTCCACCATGATCCTGGACCGAGGACCGCACACCCTGCTGAAGTCCAGCTGCCTGGGGACCCCGGACAAAAAGAGCACCACCAGCGGACACTCCAAGGAGATTCTGaa gtaCGTTATGAACGTGACTTTTGAAGGCAGAAATCTTTCATTCAGTGAAAAAGGCCACCAGATGTTCCCCAAACTGGTCATCATTCTGCTTGACAAGGACAGGCAGTGGGACAGG GTCGGCAAGTGGGAGAGAGGTTCCTTAACGATGAGGTTCCACGTGTGGCCTCGATTTGAGCTCTACTCGGGAGCGGAGGAGAGGGACGACCACCTGTCCATCGTGACGCTGGAGGAGGCGCCGTTTGTCATCGTGGAGGATGTGGACCCCCTCAGCGGCACCTGCATGCGGAACACGGTTCCCTGCCGCAAGCAGCTTAAACTCAG TAATCACACAGGGGATTCAGGGATTTACATCAAGCGCTGTTGCAAAGGTTTCTGCATTGACATCCTGAAGAAAATTGCCAAGAGTGTAAAATTCACCTATGATCTCTATTTGGTCACCAATGGAAAACACGGCAAGAAGATTAACGGGACATGGAATGGTATGGTCGGAGAG GTCGTCACAAAGAAAGCCCTCATGGCGGTGGGCTCGCTCACCATTAACgaggagaggtcagaggtcattgacTTCTCCGTGCCGTTCATTGAAACGGGGATCAGCGTCATGGTGTCTCGTAGTAACGGAACCGTGTCCCCCTCTGCTTTTCTTG AGCCCTTCAGTGCTGATGTCTGGGTGATGATGTTTGTGATGCTGCTCATCGTGTCGGCCGTGGCCGTGTTTGTCTTTGAGTACTTCAGCCCGGTGGGCTACAACCGCTGCCTGGCCGACGGGAGAG agccCGGCGGTCCCTCCTTTACTATCGGTAAGGCCGTCTGGCTGCTCTGGGGTCTAGTTTTCAACAACTCCGTCCCTGTTCAGAATCCCAAAGGCACCACCAGTAAGATTATGGTGTCAGTGTGGGCCTTCTTCGCTGTCATCTTCCTGGCCTCCTACACTGCCAATCTGGCGGCTTTCATGATCCAGGAGGAGTATGTGGACCAGGTGTCGGGCCTGTCAGACAAAAAG TTCCAGAAGCCGAATGAATTCTCGCCACCGTTCCGGTTCGGCACGGTGCCCAATGGGAGCACAGAGCGCAACATCCGCAACAACTACCGGGACATGCACACTTACATGACCAGCTTCCACCAGAAGAATGTCGAAGAAGCGCTCTACAGTCTGAAGAGCGG CAAACTGGACGCCTTCATCTACGATGCTGCAGTGCTGAATTACATGGCGGGCAGAGACGAGGGCTGCAAGCTGGTCACCATCGGGAGCGGCAAGGTGTTCGCCTCCACCGGCTACGGCATCGCGATCCAGAAAGACTCTGGCTGGAAGAGAGCCGTGGATCTGGCTATCCTCATGCTGTTTGGAGACG GtgagatggaggagctggaggccctgtGGCTGACCGGCATCTGCCACAACGAGAAGAATGAGGTGATGAGCAGTCAGCTGGACGTGGACAACATGGCGGGGGTGTTCTACATGCTGGGAGCCTCCATGGTCCTGTCATTAATCACCTTCATTAGTGAACATTTGTTCTACTGGCAGCTGCGTTTCTGCTTCATGGGCGTGTGCTCTGGGAAGCCTGGGTTCACCTTCTCCATTAGCAGA GGAATCTACAGCTGCATCCATGGGGTACAAATTGAGGAAAACAAGTCAACCATAGATTCACCCTCATCCACcatgaagaaaaacatgaacaaCACCCACTCCAACATCCTGCGGTTACTCCGTACAGCCAAGGATATGACTGCTGTTCCAGGCATTAATGGCTCTCCACACGCTGCTCTGGAGTACAGCCATAGTGGTCGAGACTCGGCCATTTATGATATACAGGAGCACCGGCGCAGTTTGGTGGGCCATCCCATAGACTGCAAGTCAGCACCACCCTACCAACCGGAGGACAACATGTTCAGCGATTACATCAGTGATGTAGAGAGGACTTTTGGCAACTTGCCTCTGAAGGACAGCAACCTGTACCAGGACCATTACCTGCACCACCACCCGGCCTCTGCTCTGGGTATGTCCGGCCCCCCACCTAATAGGCCACGCAGTTTAGGCAGCACTAGCTCATTGGATGGGGGCATGTTTGATTGTGACAGTTTAGGGGGAGGGGTAGCACCCATCTTCACCACCCAGCCACGCCCTTCCATGACTCACAGGAATACCAGTAAATTTGACCTGATTGCTGGCCACGCCCCCGCAGACTCCAGCCAGGTTGGGTTCAAAGGAGCCAATGTTTATGGGAGGTTTTCTTTCAAAGGAGGCGCATCCAGTACAGGACTCATCGGGGGTCAGGACAGGTACTGtgtagggggtgggggaggctcAGGAGGTGACGATGGGAACATTCGCTCCGATGTTTCTGATATATCCACGCACACCGTAACCTATGGCAACCTGGAGGGCAACAACAAGCGACGTAAGCAGTACAGGGATAGCCTGAAAAAGAGGCCAGCCTCGGCAAAGTGCAGACGGGAGCAGGACGAGATAGAGCTGAGTGGCTTGAGGAGGAGAGCCCACCACCACACCGTTCACCACCACTTCCCACATGGGCCCCAGGCACACCGCAAAGTCTCACCTCCCCTGGAgcggaagaggggaggagggggtaaTGCTTCACCTTTTTCATTCCGCAAAGACAAAGAGAACCTAAGGGATTTCTATGCGGACCAGTTTCGCTCCAAGGAGGGCAAGGCCAAGTGGGAGCAAGAGGGTggaagtggaggaggtggtgtggGCGGTGGGAGCAGTGGTGGTATTTGTAAAAGCTTGGTGCCTGTAGAGGACTTCCTCAAAGGTATAGCCATGAAGCCAGAAGGCAAAAGTGGGCTCGGGTCGGCAGGGCAGCAGGCTCACACGTGCTGGGACAAAGGTGGCTCTGGGTTAGGAGGAGGGGGCATAGCAGGGGGGGACTGGGAGTGCCGTAACTGCCACGGCGTGTGTCATCACAGCGGAGGGTTAGCTGGAGGAAACCCCTGCTCGGCGGTCGGAGCCGCGGGTACGAGCAGCCGCCCCAGCTCCGCCAGCTGCAAACGTTGTGACTCGTGTAAGATGCAGCCGAGCCTTTACAACATCAGCGAGGATAATAACACCATGTTCACCGGAGGGAAGGGCGGCGCCGGACCCGGCCAAACACAAACTCAGGTGCAGCGTAGGAAACTAGGGCCGGGCGGGAGGGTGTTACGGAGGCAACACTCGTACGACACCTTTGTtgacctgcagagagagggGGCAAGTCGTATGGGAGGGGTCGGCGGTGGCATCGGCGGGCAGTTTCCTCCCCGAAGTGTGAGCttgaaagaaaaagacagattCGTGGAGGGGTCGAGTCCTTATGCCCACATGTTTGAGAGGTACGCAGCTGAAAGGGAGTCTTCGTTGTTTGGAGGAATAGGTGGGGACAGGGTGAAAGGGGGATCCTCGTTTAGTTTGTTccgtggaggagagggggggttgCATCAGCGGTCGGTGGGGGAGAGAGACCTGAGGGACAGAGATAGGGCTCTAataggaggtggtggtggtggtagcaGAGGGGCCGGGACTTATTCCTTGTCTAAATCTCTCTACCCAGATAAGGTGAACCAGAACCCTTTCATCCCGACCTTCGGTGACGACCAGTGTCTATTACACGGTGCCAAACCGTACTACGTCAAAAAGCCACAGAcgcagcagccacagcaactTCTCAACAACAGCCGCGGAGGAGGGGATTTCCGAACCTCCATGGGAGCAGCTTCCTACTTGCCCGCATCGGCCACCGCGGGGGTGATGTCTAATGTTGCCCCCAGGTTCCCTAAAGAGCTTTGCTTGGGTGGTGTGGGAGGGCCCATGAGCAACCACCATGGGTCCAACAAGCTAGCACCTGGGGGCAGGGACACGCTAGGTCTGGGGCAGGGACAGAGACCCTTCAATGGTGCCAGCAACGGACACGTATATGAAAAGCTTTCCAGTATTGAGTCAGATGTCTGA
- the grin2bb gene encoding glutamate receptor, ionotropic, N-methyl D-aspartate 2B, b isoform X3: MFFQFGPSIEQQASVMLNIMEEYDWYIFSIVTTYYPGYQDFVNKVRSTIDNSFVGWELEEVLLLDMSVDDGDSKIQNQLKKLQSPVILLYSTKEEASTIFEVAHSVGLTGYGFTWIVPSLVAGDADHVPAVFPTGLISVSYDEWDYNIEARVRDAVAVIATATSTMILDRGPHTLLKSSCLGTPDKKSTTSGHSKEILKYVMNVTFEGRNLSFSEKGHQMFPKLVIILLDKDRQWDRVGKWERGSLTMRFHVWPRFELYSGAEERDDHLSIVTLEEAPFVIVEDVDPLSGTCMRNTVPCRKQLKLSNHTGDSGIYIKRCCKGFCIDILKKIAKSVKFTYDLYLVTNGKHGKKINGTWNGMVGEVVTKKALMAVGSLTINEERSEVIDFSVPFIETGISVMVSRSNGTVSPSAFLEPFSADVWVMMFVMLLIVSAVAVFVFEYFSPVGYNRCLADGREPGGPSFTIGKAVWLLWGLVFNNSVPVQNPKGTTSKIMVSVWAFFAVIFLASYTANLAAFMIQEEYVDQVSGLSDKKFQKPNEFSPPFRFGTVPNGSTERNIRNNYRDMHTYMTSFHQKNVEEALYSLKSGKLDAFIYDAAVLNYMAGRDEGCKLVTIGSGKVFASTGYGIAIQKDSGWKRAVDLAILMLFGDGEMEELEALWLTGICHNEKNEVMSSQLDVDNMAGVFYMLGASMVLSLITFISEHLFYWQLRFCFMGVCSGKPGFTFSISRGIYSCIHGVQIEENKSTIDSPSSTMKKNMNNTHSNILRLLRTAKDMTAVPGINGSPHAALEYSHSGRDSAIYDIQEHRRSLVGHPIDCKSAPPYQPEDNMFSDYISDVERTFGNLPLKDSNLYQDHYLHHHPASALDKVNQNPFIPTFGDDQCLLHGAKPYYVKKPQTQQPQQLLNNSRGGGDFRTSMGAASYLPASATAGVMSNVAPRFPKELCLGGVGGPMSNHHGSNKLAPGGRDTLGLGQGQRPFNGASNGHVYEKLSSIESDV, encoded by the exons ATGTTTTTCCAGTTCGGGCCGTCCATCGAGCAGCAGGCGTCCGTCATGCTCAACATCATGGAGGAGTACGACTGGTACATCTTTTCCATCGTCACCACCTATTACCCCGGATACCAGGACTTCGTCAACAAG GTCCGCAGCACCATTGACAACAGCTTTGTAGGCTGGGAGTTAGAAGAAGTCCTCCTACTCGATATGTCGGTGGATGATGGAGACTCCAAGatccagaaccagctgaagaaaCTGCAGAGTCCGGTGATCCTGCTGTACAGCACGAAGGAGGAGGCCAGCACCATCTTTGAAGTGGCTCATTCAGTCGGCCTCACCGGCTATGGCTTCACCTGGATCGTGCCCTCACTGGTGGCAGGAGATGCCGACCACGTGCCAGCTGTCTTCCCCACAG GGCTGATCTCGGTGTCGTATGACGAGTGGGACTACAACATCGAGGCCAGGGTGCGTGACGCTGTGGCGGTCATCGCCACGGCGACGTCCACCATGATCCTGGACCGAGGACCGCACACCCTGCTGAAGTCCAGCTGCCTGGGGACCCCGGACAAAAAGAGCACCACCAGCGGACACTCCAAGGAGATTCTGaa gtaCGTTATGAACGTGACTTTTGAAGGCAGAAATCTTTCATTCAGTGAAAAAGGCCACCAGATGTTCCCCAAACTGGTCATCATTCTGCTTGACAAGGACAGGCAGTGGGACAGG GTCGGCAAGTGGGAGAGAGGTTCCTTAACGATGAGGTTCCACGTGTGGCCTCGATTTGAGCTCTACTCGGGAGCGGAGGAGAGGGACGACCACCTGTCCATCGTGACGCTGGAGGAGGCGCCGTTTGTCATCGTGGAGGATGTGGACCCCCTCAGCGGCACCTGCATGCGGAACACGGTTCCCTGCCGCAAGCAGCTTAAACTCAG TAATCACACAGGGGATTCAGGGATTTACATCAAGCGCTGTTGCAAAGGTTTCTGCATTGACATCCTGAAGAAAATTGCCAAGAGTGTAAAATTCACCTATGATCTCTATTTGGTCACCAATGGAAAACACGGCAAGAAGATTAACGGGACATGGAATGGTATGGTCGGAGAG GTCGTCACAAAGAAAGCCCTCATGGCGGTGGGCTCGCTCACCATTAACgaggagaggtcagaggtcattgacTTCTCCGTGCCGTTCATTGAAACGGGGATCAGCGTCATGGTGTCTCGTAGTAACGGAACCGTGTCCCCCTCTGCTTTTCTTG AGCCCTTCAGTGCTGATGTCTGGGTGATGATGTTTGTGATGCTGCTCATCGTGTCGGCCGTGGCCGTGTTTGTCTTTGAGTACTTCAGCCCGGTGGGCTACAACCGCTGCCTGGCCGACGGGAGAG agccCGGCGGTCCCTCCTTTACTATCGGTAAGGCCGTCTGGCTGCTCTGGGGTCTAGTTTTCAACAACTCCGTCCCTGTTCAGAATCCCAAAGGCACCACCAGTAAGATTATGGTGTCAGTGTGGGCCTTCTTCGCTGTCATCTTCCTGGCCTCCTACACTGCCAATCTGGCGGCTTTCATGATCCAGGAGGAGTATGTGGACCAGGTGTCGGGCCTGTCAGACAAAAAG TTCCAGAAGCCGAATGAATTCTCGCCACCGTTCCGGTTCGGCACGGTGCCCAATGGGAGCACAGAGCGCAACATCCGCAACAACTACCGGGACATGCACACTTACATGACCAGCTTCCACCAGAAGAATGTCGAAGAAGCGCTCTACAGTCTGAAGAGCGG CAAACTGGACGCCTTCATCTACGATGCTGCAGTGCTGAATTACATGGCGGGCAGAGACGAGGGCTGCAAGCTGGTCACCATCGGGAGCGGCAAGGTGTTCGCCTCCACCGGCTACGGCATCGCGATCCAGAAAGACTCTGGCTGGAAGAGAGCCGTGGATCTGGCTATCCTCATGCTGTTTGGAGACG GtgagatggaggagctggaggccctgtGGCTGACCGGCATCTGCCACAACGAGAAGAATGAGGTGATGAGCAGTCAGCTGGACGTGGACAACATGGCGGGGGTGTTCTACATGCTGGGAGCCTCCATGGTCCTGTCATTAATCACCTTCATTAGTGAACATTTGTTCTACTGGCAGCTGCGTTTCTGCTTCATGGGCGTGTGCTCTGGGAAGCCTGGGTTCACCTTCTCCATTAGCAGA GGAATCTACAGCTGCATCCATGGGGTACAAATTGAGGAAAACAAGTCAACCATAGATTCACCCTCATCCACcatgaagaaaaacatgaacaaCACCCACTCCAACATCCTGCGGTTACTCCGTACAGCCAAGGATATGACTGCTGTTCCAGGCATTAATGGCTCTCCACACGCTGCTCTGGAGTACAGCCATAGTGGTCGAGACTCGGCCATTTATGATATACAGGAGCACCGGCGCAGTTTGGTGGGCCATCCCATAGACTGCAAGTCAGCACCACCCTACCAACCGGAGGACAACATGTTCAGCGATTACATCAGTGATGTAGAGAGGACTTTTGGCAACTTGCCTCTGAAGGACAGCAACCTGTACCAGGACCATTACCTGCACCACCACCCGGCCTCTGCTCTGG ATAAGGTGAACCAGAACCCTTTCATCCCGACCTTCGGTGACGACCAGTGTCTATTACACGGTGCCAAACCGTACTACGTCAAAAAGCCACAGAcgcagcagccacagcaactTCTCAACAACAGCCGCGGAGGAGGGGATTTCCGAACCTCCATGGGAGCAGCTTCCTACTTGCCCGCATCGGCCACCGCGGGGGTGATGTCTAATGTTGCCCCCAGGTTCCCTAAAGAGCTTTGCTTGGGTGGTGTGGGAGGGCCCATGAGCAACCACCATGGGTCCAACAAGCTAGCACCTGGGGGCAGGGACACGCTAGGTCTGGGGCAGGGACAGAGACCCTTCAATGGTGCCAGCAACGGACACGTATATGAAAAGCTTTCCAGTATTGAGTCAGATGTCTGA